Genomic window (Verrucomicrobiota bacterium):
TGGGTGTGATGATTTTTCCCGATAACATATTCAAATACACCTCGAACATGGTGAAACATATTCCCGACCTGTTGGCCGGGACGACAGCGTAGAAAAGAAATCGTATGGCAAGATATGCGCAAATGGAAGTGCTGGTCGAAACCGACTGGGTCAAGACGAACCTCGGCAAACCCGGCATCAAACTCACCGAAATCGACGTGGACACGAAAGCCTACGAGGCGGGACACATCCCCGGCGCCATCGGCTTTAACTGGCAGACGCAACTTCAGGATCAGGTCAAGCGCGACATCATCAGCAAGGAAGCGTTTGAGAAACTGGTGGGTGGCGCGGGCATTTCACCGAGCGACACCGTCATTGTTTATGGCGACAACAACAACTGGTTCGCCGCTTATGGCTTCTGGTTGTTCAAAATCTACGGGCACAAGGACGTGCGTCTGATGAATGGCGGGCGGGTGAAGTGGCTGAATGAATCCGACAAGCCAATGACCACCGACAAACCCAAGGTGACCCCCACACAATACAAAGCGGGCAAAGTCGATCTGAATTTGCGCGCGTTCGTGCCGCAAGTGTTTGAAGCGTCGAAGGGCGGTAACTGGAATCTGGTGGATGTGCGGAGTCCGGACGAGTTCACCGGCAAGGTGATCGCCCCGCCCGGCATGAGCGAGACCGCGCAACGCGGCGGTCACATTCCCGGCGCGAAGAGCATCCCGTGGAGCACAGCGGTCAACACGACGGACGGAACTTTCAAATCAGCCGATGAACTTCAGCGGATTTATCTGCAAGAGAAGGGCGTTGATCCGAAGAAGGACACGATTGCTTATTGCCGCATCGGTGAACGCAGCAGCCACACGTGGTTCGTGCTGAAATATCTCCTCGGCCTCAACAACGTGAAGAACTACGACGGCAGTTGGACGGAATATGGCAACCTCGTCGCCGCGCCGATTGAGAAAGGTTAAGCGGCGTCACGGCACACCGGACAACTTGGCATCGGCAGACCATACGTGTCGCAGTGCGGTGGTTTGGTTTAATCTCGAAAACCCGCGCTGTCGTCATTTTGGAACCCAAGGCACCGGTGACACTCTCGGGCCGCTGATATCGACTCCGGGCGAAACCCATGGTGAAGGCGACACTCGCGGCGGTTGGGGGCTGGGCGGCGGCACAGGTGGTTTTGGAGGTGTAATAGTGATCGGCATGCACGAGTGCAGTTCAAGTTGCAGCATTTCAATCGGCACCACTGGCTGCGTTGGTGGTCCACCGCGATCGAACGGGGACAAAGGATCGCTCCTGCGCACTTCTGTGTCAGTAGCCCCCGGCTCGTCGCAAAATACAACGGTGTCCTTGCCGTCCCCTGCGGTGACGGAGTAGAAAATCCCTTCGTGTTCCAACAGGCGTGAGACGAAAGACAAAGCCGCATCGTTATATTGAATGGCGTATTCACGCCTGGGATGGATAGAAGAAACCGGATTGTTGTCTGCGAAGGCAGTCGCTGCTTGGACAATGTCGGAATCGTTCCAAATCCGGGGGTCGTGATGAAGCCGGCTGATGGTTCGGCCGGTGCGCGGATCCAGGGCTCCGCCCAGGCTTGCCCACAAGGCGGAACCCGTGGGACGATAGGGTTCGGACTTTGCCTCATTCGCTTGATAGAACAGCATTTCCGGATCGAATCGCATGGCTTGGAAGAGATACGGATTGCCGATGGTTGAG
Coding sequences:
- a CDS encoding sulfurtransferase → MARYAQMEVLVETDWVKTNLGKPGIKLTEIDVDTKAYEAGHIPGAIGFNWQTQLQDQVKRDIISKEAFEKLVGGAGISPSDTVIVYGDNNNWFAAYGFWLFKIYGHKDVRLMNGGRVKWLNESDKPMTTDKPKVTPTQYKAGKVDLNLRAFVPQVFEASKGGNWNLVDVRSPDEFTGKVIAPPGMSETAQRGGHIPGAKSIPWSTAVNTTDGTFKSADELQRIYLQEKGVDPKKDTIAYCRIGERSSHTWFVLKYLLGLNNVKNYDGSWTEYGNLVAAPIEKG